The Periophthalmus magnuspinnatus isolate fPerMag1 chromosome 15, fPerMag1.2.pri, whole genome shotgun sequence genomic sequence ttcactttttttaatagattatcCTGAGTTGAGCATCACAATGGCGGGGGCTTATTCTACATCTGTGAGCCAAGCTGATAACTCTGTGagtacaaaacaaatatataacagaCATTTGTATAATGTTAGTCCTTATCCATTATACTATCGTGCAATCTTACACGTATTTTAAATTTATACTCTCAGATTCTGCTGTTTGTGAGCTCTTTGTTTACTCCATGTTTGAGTCTGTTGGAGATAAATATCTGTGACCTGCAGAAGACCTGGGTTAAAGGTGAAGGGCTTTCTGTGTTTCCGAGGTaattataacattaacattataaactgtATGTTCAAGTCCAGTTGTGACAcacatttctatttattttgcGCAACTACGTTATAGTACGTAAATGTAAATAAGCATGTTGGGCAACGTAGAAAGTAACACAGTTGTTTCTCTTCtcttgttttttcagttctccTCCACTGCCAGAATCTCCTCTGAATGCACAATTAAAGAAGAAGGATGTCAGCATTCCTAAAAAGAAAGGTTTCATGATTCACGCTCTTCAAAATGTCTTGAGAAATTTAAAACTGATCTAGTCTAATACCATTAGAACAAAACTTCTCCTGGATTTATTAAGATCCAATAATAGACTTGAAAATGGTTCTGGTTTCACGTGTTAACTGTGAGACTACATTGGCTGACACACACAGcttatttaaatgtgcattgtTGCTTAAGTGGGGGTTTATGGTTACTGGATGTATTATTTGACATTTTCcgcatagatttttttcttttactggaGAGTTAGCATCTGGCTCTCACTGTGAGTTAGTGCTGAGGCTGCCAGTTACCCAGACATCCcacagctggagagaggagagctgccAGAACTGAGTCTTGTATGGGGATCATCAGGGAGTCTATGGGCACTGTGTGACAGCCACAGAAGACCAAAAACCACAGACATGCACAAGCTAATGCAATCCATAGTGTTTAATAGAAAGCAAGTCAACACAATCATATCCAAATAACTGATCTGGTAACAATACCTTTTAAATAGACCAAGAATATTAGCTTTACACTTTAAACCTGCTTGGGTTGATTATCTGGCCTtacagagaagaaagaggacagAAAATGTGCTTGAATCAAAACTCAAGTTTCTTTAGTTAGATTAGGCCTCTTCCATTTTTTCTACAGTAACTTAGGGCCAAGTTACTTTATTGGACCAGAATTTAGTGTTTACTACTCCATAAAACTAAATCACCATTAAATAACAGCTGGATATTGATGGTTATTTTTTGACAGGCAAGCAAAACGTTGGTACTTAAGAGTTTTACTTAAAGTTTCATTCTAAATGCACTCAGTATAAGCAGGCTTTTCACTTTAAGAGAACCCTGGCAAGAAAattatatacacatttttaaagggtATGGAAACACTGATCTCACTATAATTTCATAATAACCTACTGACAGCCAACATCTTCTTACCACATCCAGTAAATGCATGCAGAGTACAGAAGTGTCATATGATGTATGATGTTACattatataatttaatttatcaatatatatatatatattgtataaagtaACTCAGACAGTAGCACTAACACCTGACTAACATTCTTGATTGCCAAATGTATTCTTGCGTGCATAACAGTCTTTCTTCACACAGCGGGAATTAAAGATCAATCCTTAGTCTTCAACACAAAAGTGAAGTCATCTGGGTACACCAGTGCTCCGAGGTAAGTTTAGATTATACTGAAGCCATAAAACAATTTGTCTCTCATCTCATCATTCTaatattattgtcattgtcacatttactttttttttttttttttttttagaagagTTATGTTCACTTCcaaaacaaatgttaaaaaagGTCTACCATCAAAGACTACCAATGCAAAGTAAGACTTTctcaagttaaaaaaataaaggaaaacttAGTGACATacactgtgatttttttttttttttttttttagaagattTAAAGTTCAAGATTACCCTGATGATTGTACAGTACCAACACTGTCAAGGAAGGAGTTTGTCACATCAAGCAAACCTGTGTACACCATGGAATACTCGGGTAAGGCAAATGTCCCCATGAATTGTATATACAAACCCATTTACCTTTTGTGTGCCATAATcattactactttgtactttctactttctacttgCACTTTcactgtattgtattgtctGAAACCATCTAGCATTACTGATCCATTTAAGCTTAGGTAATTTAGGAAAATACTGGATCAGTTCCATGAAGAGTCCTGTGTTTCCTCCTTTCTCCCAGGTGACGGAAAACAAGTCTTGTGTGGTCTTGGCGACTGCTCAGTGTTACTGTGTCGGTCTTCCCTGACAGGCAAACCCACTGTCTATACAGGTGTGTGAAGTCAAAACTGCAACCCATACTGAAACATCTGACATCTGATGTCCCCATTTTTAAACCGGTGGTATAGTCTTCAAATTTATTGAAATTTGACCCtgattaatatttttaaaatagttggggttatttgtttttttattaaccaAAAATATATGGTACTGTCATGGTTTGAAATGTCAAATAATGTATGTTCACCAGAACTTTACCTAAATGTCCACAAGGGCGCAGCAGAGTTAAGTTGAGCGGATCACTTGACTAGAAGGGACTGCTGCAGCGTTATTAtaacaaacacacaataaagCCCCTCTTCCCTGCCATTGTTAGTTTACTCCAAATGTTGATGTACAGGGCATGACAAGGCGGTGAGCAGTGTGAGCTGGAGCCTCAGCAGACAGTGGTGGCTAAGTGCCTCCGAGGACCAGACGTTGCGAATCTGGACCCACAAGAGCCCAGAGCCTGCTATTGTAATGGTAAATGTCTCATGCAGTGTctcacacatttaacataagcttctgttttattcttttcttttgtggtttcatctttttaagtgtttCTTACAGTTACAGGGCTATTCTTAATGCAATATTGGTCTTATTTGCAAAGCTAAAACTGAAACTCAGATCAAGGGCCAACTTATAGTTTAGTTCATCTAAGTCATGCCcaggcaaataaataacatctctatgaagataAGCAGCAATAgaccctttaccagaaaagttacatataacACTTAATATTTGCTAAACAATGATATCAGTTTCTTTTATGTCTGCAGGGTAACAAGGCCTTCTCCAAACCAATCAGACGTGCTCAATTTTACTATCTGGACAAATTCATACTTGTGGCATCAGGACGTTTGCTTCACATGTATCTGTACGATATAGACACTAATCATGATGACATCAAAAGGCAAGTCCACTCTACCCTTGATGTGTGTGTCATCCATTGTGTCTCTATGCATTATGCGAACAACAACAGTTATGCTAGAGCAGGGGTTTGAACTTTTTGAGGAACATATCCCAGAATGACCCCCTATCATcttccatgacatcacaatcaaATTCAAAAGAATATTGAAGATAAATTTTCAATAATGCTCTTGGTGTAGTATGTATGTCACAAAGAACTGTAGAATTTAAGTAAcgattaatgtttaaaaaaaaataaaaaaataaaaaataaaataataataataataataataataataataataataataataataataatattaatttggGACTCCTCCCAAACCATAGTTTTAGAATAATGGTATTAGAGATATTACATCCtcaagttatgttttttttgttttttttttttatttaaagaaaataaaagttagGGTGAAGGATCGATAGCTATGTCTACAAGCACGTTTTACATTGTTCGCCTTCTGCATATCCAATTTTACAGTGGTTCTCTGATATAGAATTTTTCCTTGAACCTTACAGGAATGACAGAGAAATACCCATTTGAGCACTGTAAAAGATATATTCAGTGTGTGTATGAAGCTGTACAGTTTAATTTACTAGAATAAAAAGCTCTTCTTTACTAGGTACCAACAGCATAGTGCTGTCAAATTGGCAACATCATTGTCTATATCAGCAACTGAGATTACAGCTTTGTCTTCAGCCAATGATTTCTTATCTTGTATCCTTTTATGATTTATCATGCAGCAAAATAGTATCATTTAAATCTGTGCCTTTGGACGTATTCTGTGTTTTCACATACTCACTTCCTCTTTTGCCCTGGGACTTCCACTGTTAACTTTGTAAAGTGTGTCTCGTTAATAGGCGATGTCTGCATTCCAGTCTGTCATTGTAGTTTCAACTGCTTTACCTTGTAATAATCCTATGCACATGCGTTATCACTAAAAATGCACACTTACACTACATTTTGTTCCCAAATTATACTATAGTTATTTTGTCCTAATCCTCGTATCAGACATCGTTTTGGTGTGTGGATCGGATCGGTCCATCCAGATGTTTGACATGAACAGAGGTGCAGTTGCTGCAGAGTTACCGGATGCCCACAGTCGAGCAGTCCACTGCATTACACAGAACAAGGTGAACAGGAAAATATGCACTTTATATTTGCCTTTGCCTTTTATATCTTTATGGCATTGTATTGTACCACATACAGTGGATTTATCACATttgattttgcatttttctgtaaaaacaattGTACATATTAATCTTTATGACATCTTGAAAAGGTATTGCAAATGCAAAAAAGATTTATATTATGGCAAAAGTTTCAGGGTTATATAATACATCTAAGAGTTGTGTGAGTTACATAAGGAACCGTCCATATTTGAGAGAATAAAAGTGTTACTTTGTGGCATGAGTGAAGAGGGTCATGGTTAAAATAACATATGTCCAGATGTTTTcgtgacagacagacaggacgTGTCATAACCAGTATCATTCATCTTGCTAAGTGTTTGAATGTGGATCTTCAACGCTGCAGATTAACAGTGCCACAATATGGCAGGAGGAGATCCCATGCTGGACGATGGCCTTGGAGTAATGCTGTTCCATGAGGCTTTTGGGTTTATATGGCCCCAGTCCCACATCACTGTCTCAACCCAATATGGACCCAATTTTCCCATGTCTAACAAGTAGACATCCTGGGCTTTTATCCACAGCGGTATAGCTCTGAATGTATCAAGAATGTAAGACACATCACTTACAAAATGAAAACCAGTATCTCACAATTTTTTTCAGTAATTTTAGAGTTAAAGTGTGTTGATAGATAGTAAATAGCTGATACAATATTGTCGTATAGTCAGTAATATAACATCTAAAGATCTTCACAGCTGTACCAACCTTTCAGGTTCCATATCTCTTCAGGATTGCAGAttcaatataatttaaaatcagTCCTCTAAGCTCACCGATTTTAACAGGTTTGTCTGGTTTTAATGTCACATCATCaccattttttctttcttcatcaTGTAGAGCATCTTTAAAGGTTTGGTCCACATGACAAACATAGACTGACTGCAGAATCAGATGAGATGCGTGTCCTGAGGTACCCTGACACATGGACTTTATCCACTTGCTCATGTTAGCTTGTCCACTCTTGACAGTCACAGTGGCCTGGATTAGCTGTACACACTGCTGCTAGTGGCATGAATTAAAGGTATTAACCTTCATAGCTGCAAATCACTCTTGCACACAGCTGACTCTACTCTAGACCAGTCGAGCCTGCTCTTTGTCACGCTAGCTTTTGTGTGCGCACTTGCGAGCTGCCTGTGGAGTGTTGTTTCAGGTTGGCTGTTGCGTCAGAGCAGGGGTCCTCTGCCTGGAAGCCCATGGGCATTGGGTTGTATGAGGGTTAATGCCAAAGGATCACCAGGATTGCCCTCGTCTCTGAAGTACACACATAACATCAGTCTTCCCTCCCCGCCGCTCTCTCATCCCAAGGCAGACCAAGCAGCCGAGCACGGAGAATGAAGCAGCTTTTCCCACTTCAAATTTCCATCTCCTCTCCCGCAAAATTCACCTGGAAGTCATCAGAGTACAGAACTTCTCGGAAAATGCCCTCTTAGAAGGCAGTTCTCACACTCCTTAATGGAAacctaaacaaaaaacaacgcAGCGGCTTCTCTGAAATGCAAACTCAATTATCACATGCAGGGAAACCTTATATTTGaattgaaacatatttgaatacCTAAAATGGTAGAAAAGGAAAGCCATAACACCAAAAGACTGATTACTGCAGTGGCTTTCTAATGCGCTTACAAAAAAGCACTTTTCCATATGTGCTGACTAAGCAtgtttgttttctgtctgtctcacaGGGGTCATTGTTCAGCGTTCAGGCTTCTGATTCATATAATCTCTTCCTCACAAGTGCTGTTACAGATGGCATCAAGATCTGGGACCTTCGAAGCCTTAGGTCTGTATCACTAAAGACATATAAATTAATGAATGTATATGTGTATCACAAATGGGCAtgtaaaactaacaaaacaaaaggctGCTTCAGGTGGTACGCAGGagtatgtgttttattattaccgTACTCAGTTTCTACTCTATTATTGTTTTCGTCCTCCTCTGGCTATGATCTTCAGTTGGTATGAAAACTTTGACAATCACTGCTTTAGGGTAAAATTCTAGATAATATTGTAACttatcatttcattaaaaaaaaaacaaaaaaaacaaaaaaaaaacaacaacactgcgCACATTGACACATCTTCATTGGACCATTAGTAACTGAAATCAAATCCAACCCCCACTTCACCACAGGACTTCCATTTTAAAATACCAGTACCTTACCGTATCTGTATGTAACATCTGATGAATAATTAGTTTGCTGATTACCTTAATATCAATAgaggattattttatttaacagtaTCCTACTTGCAAAACAGTCTGCATTACTCATCAGAAAATGGCCTATGTATGCGGAGGGGGATTTAGTTCTACTTGCACAAATGCCTGAGTCATAACATCCATATCCTAACCAAAGACATTTTATTAGTAGTAAGACAATTTACTTATCTAGCATGGGTATTCTGTCTACTGAAATGTGTGCAGTTTTAACCAATGGTAAATGTTTCAATTTTGCTTCCTGCATGACAATCATagctttttgcattttttgttgttctCTTGAGTGAAACTGAGCCCCTTTGAAACAACATTAGTAAGAGAGGAACTATAAATTGTTTTTATGACAGGGTATCCCCAATGTCGGCTCATGTGAGCGGTGCCATAACTCAAGAGACTGGGTATAAGGCTTCTTAATGGACGCCATTGAATATGACCTACTTTTACTCCAGCTAATGACATTACCACATGGATGATGTTGAAGATACAGTTTCACCAGATCCTGTTATTTTTAGGGTTTGCCAACTTGCCAGCTCATATAGAAGCTGTGTCTGACTAGGATATGGCATTGTGGAGGCGTTACATGTTATTCCCCAACATCAAGGCAATTGCATAAGTTAGACAATCATTCTTATTTCCTGAGCTGGATGCAGTGACATCAACTGGATACTATTTGGTCAGACTTTCCAAGATTTGTTGCAAAGTAGACATTTCTTTGTCCTGTTGAAAGATCAACTGCACCTCTAAAGAAAGTGTTGACATAAAGAATAACACTGCTGCATAAATCTCATCTTTTTCATGTGTCTCATTTTTCCTCAGGTGTGTGCGGAGATATGAAAACCATGTAAATCGTTGCCACTCCTGCTCCTGTGCTCTTTCACCCTGTGGGCACTACATTGCAACAGGATCAGAAGACAATTGTGTAAGTTTTGTAGATTTCAAGCAGCTATTCGAGTACTGAATGTATTGTTTCAATTAACCTCTAAAAACTAAAGGCATCTTATACAAgcctgaatgttttttttttcatctaccCTCTGACCGTTTAGTATTAGAATAGTAGTCAGTACATGGCCTTGTTTTTATTAATCATAGGGAAGCAGCACATTGCTTACATTGGAAAGCATCTCTTTTGAGAATGGACATTGTTTCTCAGAAGTGGAGAGATCATACAATAAAGAGACACCCCATATTTATTTGTAGCTGCTCTGAGATTTGAATAAGCCAGATGAATTTGTACTTGTCATAATTTATCAAAAAGCAATGATGGAAAAAGTAGTTCAGAAAACCTTCCATATCATTTTCCAACCAACACCACAGCCAAAGTCAATCTAGGTTGAATATTTCAATGTTTGTGATATTATCCTGCTTCATATGATAATTTTTCATACAAGCATTTCAAGTCAGTACCCATGCAATACACATAAAACTGTTAAAACAGGGTTTTATCAAACATATGACAGATTATTTGCTATGGCGATCCCATGAAAGAAAGGCCTGTGGTATTGAGAATATCTCTTGCCCTGCGAGTCCTAGCCACGTCATGGCAACCAAACCACCACTAAAGGACCATATGACACATTTTTAGAGACACTTAACAGCTGTATAGTCTTAGTTATCATCTGGTTACAAAGAGATCTGTTATGTGCTCAGATAAAAACCTCTGTTTTTATAAGGCATCTGTTTTTATCTGGGCACATAAAattgtgttaatatttcaaTTTGAGAATATTGGTTCATTTGAAAGACTCAAGGTAGGACTTGATGTACACCAGAGCCTGTATAAAATTTTCACCCAATTAGCACCTGCAAATAACAGGCTCTCAGCCACCCAGTCAGTAACTGGATCTACAGGGGTTCATTAGAGACACGGTGCCTCAACAGCTACCTCTCCTGaagataaataaacatgttcaatagacattattattacacagcAAGCTTAAATGTTGTTTCAAAAATATGCCATTTTGTGCCCCAGGCCTATGTCTACGATGTTCGAAGCAGTAGCTACCTCCACAAGCTGCACAAAGAGTCATCACCAGTGCTCAGCGTGGTCTTCAATCCTTCCACTCCAGAGGTAACTCAAACTCTTCATGTAATCATGACTTAACATCTTCCAAGGGGCCCCATGTTGCTCTGTTTGATGTCCGCATGACGCGAATAAACCCAAAATACAAGGTTATCAGTATGAAAAGTATTACCATATTCTGATTTATTCAGAAGGGGAAATAATTGTGTGGTTTTTGGCACTTGATTTAAATCGGTATAGTATTCAGGTCAGTTAAGTATTTTAAAGGCCTCTCCTCTGAGCTTGTCTGTGGGTTTAAACAATGGTGGTCAGTTTATTTTTGAATCAGATAACATATACTCCTTTTCCATGCCACATCTCTGTGGCTTACCCAAAATCGTACTGAACACTATGCAGCCTGCAGGCTTTTCCAGGGTGAATCATTGCTCCTTTCCACATTTGACAAAGATAAATACAGTATTAAACCTATTGGGTTTGAGTAGTTTTactaaaaggtaaatgcacacaCAAGGCATCACTTTTCTGCTTTGTTAAGCAGACATTAAAGATCCAGCCTAATTTTCCGTGAAGAGAAgtcacagacatttttaaaatattcttttGATTGACTTGCATCTTCAGGACATTGTCCATCTGCAAAAGCAGCATTTTCAAATGCAACATCATAGCCCCCACTGCGCATCCCTCGAGATATTTGTTGACTGCGTTTTGGAATGGAGGCACATGTTTTAAATCTTCCTGTCCATCTGTGTAAGAGCATTCAGTGAAACTTTATagctgtcatgatgtcagtttccctgtcctcccgtgctctctccccctcccctacctgtgtgtctggagctgggtggagtgcctgactcctcccgtgcacacctggggtgcatcagcctaatcaccaccacctgctgctgagtacaagaaggcttggcagtctacactcggtgccagaccgtccgcgtgtaaaacgtgaatgtttcttgctaagctttgttatatggtactttccggcaaatgctcatttggatttatgcaccctccagattcctgcctctactcgcccagctcctgccgccacgttccagtcccggtatcgcttccagctcgtcttgtctcctgctcgtctcgtctcctgctcgtctcgtctcctgctcgtctcgtctcctgctcgtctcgtctcctgtccggtcctggtctctggtttgtcacccgctccccgctctggtcttcgtctgatccgcctgccctggtaccgcacctgcttctatccccgtcctggtcctgtcctgcccgcctctacctgcaccgcacccgcctgacccgtctcccgctccccggttcctgtacctgctcttgtgacctgtttaaagactgcattttcaccgctgtaaataaacactgttaaaactgctctggtctgcatcctttggtcctatccgcaccgttacgacagaacggtctggccactatggaccaagcaggctcagatccggaccagacgcgccgcctcacgcactctcaccccgaggcggtgctgggtcagcatgaacaatccattcggactctattggagctaaatcagacattgtcccagcaggtggcacagcttaaccaccaggtggccgcgctcctcgtcaccccgcctgctgcagccggagcgccgccacgcctcccggagccgagaggcacggatccggagccgtatgctggacaacctcacctctgtcgcggattcctgttccagtgcgagttcatgttccagcaatgcccttctcgtttcagctcgggggccaccaagatccgatatatatgtggattactccggggcagagctctccagtgggcagaggcgcgcctaatgaagacgtctgtggatagcctggattttaatgaatttgtgtccacgtttaagctggtgtttgaccacccgcactaccaggacaatgctgcctcccggttattgactctcagccagggctccaggacggtagcggattattccattgaattctggacacatgcggcggagctggactggacggacagcgcgctgcgggctgtgtttgtgcggggcctgaacgagactttgaaagatgaattggtttcccgggacgaaccccccgacctgcggaccctcatctccctcactcaccgtatagacaaccgcctacgggctcgtcgccgagagagacgccggtcaccggtcccgccggagccacgcgctgccccgcccccgccggatgagcccctgcaactcgacaggacccttgtgtcggccgaggagcgtcaacggaggcgtcgtctggccggggcttgcctctactgcggtgagcgcggacattatgtggtcacttgcccag encodes the following:
- the wdr27 gene encoding WD repeat-containing protein 27, translated to MITEKFCLTRDRLVLHQQLACYQSFCAILNGKDILVYYHMDMKKLQLQLTGHHSDISVMTFGKGNKPVLCSASNDYLIVWDIESCQRRAREGKIPVGTVIGTLVGEVIHLSFSSADDKVAACTLDTVYVLNSKKQETISSLTGHLGSLTSAEFCSWNNNILVTTSEDRTFKVWDLQTESVNYQSFVLSGSPLISVIFLPETQQFCIGSLDGQVWCFSLTNVEKCHLVTKTDLQKVEKRFRILQESLGQQAGGTIQCPSEVETAKPILKMELSSLTDTDEKKSWICIGSTNSLYMLDLATAELLTVLYFKDYPELSITMAGAYSTSVSQADNSILLFVSSLFTPCLSLLEINICDLQKTWVKGEGLSVFPSSPPLPESPLNAQLKKKDVSIPKKKAGIKDQSLVFNTKVKSSGYTSAPRRVMFTSKTNVKKGLPSKTTNAKRFKVQDYPDDCTVPTLSRKEFVTSSKPVYTMEYSGDGKQVLCGLGDCSVLLCRSSLTGKPTVYTGHDKAVSSVSWSLSRQWWLSASEDQTLRIWTHKSPEPAIVMGNKAFSKPIRRAQFYYLDKFILVASGRLLHMYLYDIDTNHDDIKRYQQHSAVKLATSLSISATEITALSSANDFLSYIVLVCGSDRSIQMFDMNRGAVAAELPDAHSRAVHCITQNKGSLFSVQASDSYNLFLTSAVTDGIKIWDLRSLRCVRRYENHVNRCHSCSCALSPCGHYIATGSEDNCAYVYDVRSSSYLHKLHKESSPVLSVVFNPSTPELLTGTLDGRLRLFQPSTGQCLSSNTSTVA